Proteins co-encoded in one Brassica rapa cultivar Chiifu-401-42 chromosome A02, CAAS_Brap_v3.01, whole genome shotgun sequence genomic window:
- the LOC103848570 gene encoding uncharacterized acetyltransferase At3g50280, with translation MNSSPSVKIVSKCFVKPKTILEESKKPYYLSPWDFAMLSVHYIQKGLLFQKPLHSTDTLLDKLRESLAIALVHFYPLAGRLSAQINENTKSYSVFVDCSNSPGAGFIYATSDLCLADIVGPKYVPLIVHSFFDHNRAVNHDGLTVSLLTVQVTELVDGIFVGLSINHAMGDGTSFWNFFSAWSEIFQAQECNKTDELYLKNPPVLKRYIPQGYGPLFSLPYSHPDEFIRTYESPILKERIFCFSSETIRLLKAKINQVCGTTSISSFQSLTAVIWRCITRARRLPIERETSCRLAADNRGRMYPPLPRDYFGNCLSALRTAAKAGELLENDLGWAALKVHQAVADHTSEKVTQMIDQWLKSPFIYHIDRLFEPMSVMMGSSPRFDKYGCEFGMGKAMTLRSGYAHKFDGKVSAYPGREGGGSIDLEVCLVPQFMEALESDEEFMSLVYF, from the exons ATGAATTCTTCACCATCAGTGAAAATCGTCTCAAAATGCTTCGTGAAACCCAAAACAATCCTTGAAGAATCAAAGAAACCATACTATCTATCCCCATGGGACTTCGCAATGCTCTCTGTTCACTACATCCAAAAAGGTCTTCTCTTTCAAAAGCCACTTCATTCCACCGACACCCTGCTTGATAAGTTAAGAGAGTCTCTCGCCATCGCTCTCGTCCACTTCTACCCTCTCGCTGGTCGCCTCTCAGCACAAATAAACGAAAACACCAAATCATACTCTGTTTTTGTGGATTGTAGCAATAGCCCTGGTGCTGGATTCATCTACGCCACCTCTGACTTATGTCTAGCAGATATTGTTGGCCCTAAGTATGTTCCTTTAATTGTTCACTCTTTCTTTGACCACAACAGGGCCGTCAATCATGATGGACTTACCGTGAGCCTCTTGACAGTCCAG GTAACAGAATTGGTAgatggaattttcgtaggactGTCGATAAACCACGCAATGGGAGATGGCACTTCATTCTGGAACTTCTTCAGTGCCTGGTCCGAGATATTCCAAGCACAAGAGTGCAACAAAACCGATGAATTGTATCTTAAGAATCCACCAGTCTTAAAGCGTTATATCCCTCAAGGATATGGTCCCCTCTTCAGCCTTCCCTATAGCCATCCTGATGAATTTATCAGAACTTACGAATCCCCAATTCTCAAGGAGAGAATATTCTGTTTCTCATCAGAAACAATCAGATTGCTAAAGGCAAAGATTAACCAGGTATGTGGAACAACCTCCATCTCATCTTTTCAATCGCTAACCGCGGTTATATGGAGATGCATAACTAGGGCTCGAAGATTACCTATCGAACGAGAAACAAGTTGTAGACTTGCTGCGGACAACAGGGGAAGGATGTATCCTCCTCTTCCCCGGGATTACTTTGGAAATTGTCTCTCTGCACTGAGGACGGCTGCAAAAGCAGGTGAGCTGTTGGAGAATGATCTTGGATGGGCTGCTTTGAAAGTGCATCAAGCTGTAGCTGATCATACGAGTGAAAAGGTAACTCAAATGATTGATCAGTGGTTGAAGTCACCTTTTATCTACCATATTGATCGGCTATTTGAACCAATGAGCGTGATGATGGGAAGCTCACCGAGGTTTGACAAGTATGGTTGTGAATTTGGGATGGGAAAAGCAATGACACTTAGAAGTGGTTACGCGCATAAGTTTGATGGAAAAGTTTCGGCTTACCCGGGAAgagaaggaggaggaagcataGATCTGGAGGTATGTCTTGTTCCACAGTTTATGGAAGCTTTAGAATCAGATGAAGAGTTCATGTCTCTTGTTTATTTTTGA